In Tripterygium wilfordii isolate XIE 37 chromosome 15, ASM1340144v1, whole genome shotgun sequence, one DNA window encodes the following:
- the LOC120017316 gene encoding uncharacterized protein LOC120017316, with the protein MEGVWDMQATQYLLSSSCCKESDPRSQNCLLGSRSEFFGRAAPLSVFGRAAPLFIAFFFVARSGFMMDVVFLMVKYGDQVLPIKVSDDFNYNVLLRSIVDKWSCLDSNNFHLLYSIPAYTGCSLRNDEEFRTMISLISVLRLQLVEVVVTVDIGGLTGSVASVSNVNVHVNNFGDAETIDESEEVFSSRICSSSNSRPLLSSSWASFITHVGQGFDGGVADFRISLSKYSIERGFKFVYLRNNEERVDAHCANKYSEGCNWFVRGSLSKVNGVFYIRKLCNVHTCTVLLRRDTSLRMSSKLISGLIVDIVRSKPSLTPNDVVSHCLSSYGCIVSYDKAWGALEKAKAFIFGDSSESYKQLGWYVNATRSTNPGSHIVLELDEASKKFQRLFVGLSACIHGFSHCRPMLFLDGTFLKGRFKGILLSATGKNGNQGLFPLAFAVVDAENLVNWLWFLEQLRIVVGDSRTITFVSDRNLGLMEALPKAFPSANHFFCLQHLKQNLRDKFSRGAFSNKQRERMVWLFRECAHAPSVSILNDNLMKLKNEGGVIVDNFLADLPLKCWTNAYSVGCRYGEMYSNAAESFNAWILDCRDLPITQMVDKIRVKLMDWFYERNTESGSWSGVLCPKMVEKLQKYVDECRPWIIHRASDSKFEVVSDPPHGVDISSCKCSCGMWSLNGYPCVHAVKAISRCGRPIEEFVPYYFHVSAFRKSYEEPIHPIPASLSVDFKDENFEILPPVTKRQPGRPRKRRIRSRGEEVRRIRCGRCGKLGTHNRKSCKEPLA; encoded by the exons ATGGAGGGAGTTTGGGACATGCAAGCAACACAATATTTGTTATCGTCCTCATGTTGCAAAGAAAGTGACCCTAGATCACAGAA CTGCCTTCttggttctcgatctgaatttttTGGTCGAGCTGCTCCTCTCTCCGTTTTTGGTCGAGCagctcctctcttcatcgccttcttcttcGTTGCTCGATCTGGATT CATGATGGATGTTGTTTTTCTGATGGTTAAGTATGGTGATCAAGTGTTGCCGATCAAAGTTTCAgatgattttaattataatgtattGTTGCGTAGTATTGTTGATAAATGGAGTTGTTTGGATTCTAACAACTTCCATTTGCTTTATTCAATACCTGCGTATACTGGGTGCTCTTTGAGGAATGATGAAGAATTTCGCACAATGATATCGTTGATTTCTGTTTTACGTTTGCAGCTTGTGGAAGTTGTTGTCACAGTTGACATTGGTGGTTTGACTGGGAGTGTTGCTAGTGTGTCAAATGTAAATGTCCATGTGAATAATTTTGGTGATGCTGAAACTATTGATGAGAGTGAGGAGGTTTTTAGTAGTagaatttgttcttcttctaaTTCTCGTCCTTTGCTTTCGTCTTCTTGGGCTAGTTTTATCACTCATGTTGGGCAGGGGTTTGATGGAGGTGTAGCTGATTTTAGGATTTCTTTAAGTAAATATTCGATTGAAAGAGGGTTTAAGTTTGTTTATTTAAGGAACAATGAGGAGAGGGTGGATGCCCATTGTGCAAACAAGTATTCTGAAGGATGCAATTGGTTCGTTCGTGGTTCTTTGTCTAAAGTAAATGGTGTTTTCTACATTAGGAAGTTGTGTAATGTGCATACTTGTACTGTATTGTTGAGGAGGGACACGAGCTTAAGGATGAGTTCGAAACTAATATCTGGTTTGATTGTTGATATTGTGAGGAGTAAACCTTCTTTGACCCCGAATGATGTTGTTTCTCATTGTCTTTCAAGCTATGGTTGTATTGTTTCCTATGACAAGGCCTGGGGTGCTTTGGAGAAAGCAAAAGCTTTTATTTTTGGTGACTCTTCTGAATCCTACAAGCAGTTAGGATGGTATGTTAATGCAACTAGGTCTACTAATCCCGGGAGTCATATTGTTTTAGAACTTGATGAagcttcaaaaaaatttcagcgTTTGTTTGTTGGTCTTTCTGCTTGCATACATGGTTTTTCTCACTGTCGTCCCATGTTGTTTCTTGATGGGACTTTTTTGAAAGGTCGTTTTAAAGGGATATTGTTGTCTGCGACTGGAAAGAATGGTAACCAAG GGTTGTTTCCATTGGCTTTTGCGGTTGTAGATGCGGAAAATCTTGTTAATTGGTTGTGGTTCTTGGAGCAGTTACGTATTGTGGTTGGTGATTCCAGGACTATTACTTTTGTTTCTGATCGTAACCTTGGTCTTATGGAAGCGTTGCCAAAAGCATTTCCTAGTGCCAATCACTTTTTTTGTTTACAACATTTGAAACAGAATTTGAGAGATAAATTTAGTCGTGGGGCATTTAGTAACAAACAAAGGGAACGAATGGTATGGTTGTTTCGGGAGTGTGCACATGCTCCTAGTGTTTCAATACTTAACGATAATTTGATGAAACTGAAAAATGAGGGTGGGGTGATTGTTGACAACTTTTTGGCGGATTTGCCTTTAAAGTGTTGGACGAATGCCTATAGCGTTGGATGTCGGTATGGTGAGATGTATTCCAATGCCGCTGAATCGTTTAATGCTTGGATACTTGATTGTAGAGATTTGCCTATTACTCAGATGGTTGATAAGATCAGAGTTAAACTTATGGACTGGTTTTATGAAAGGAATACTGAATCTG GTTCGTGGAGCGGGGTTTTGTGCCCTAAGATGGTAGAAAAGCTGCAGAAGTATGTCGATGAATGTCGGCCTTGGATTATTCATAGAGCATCTGATAGCAAATTTGAAGTTGTTTCAGATCCTCCCCATGGTGTAGATATTTCTTCATGTAAATGCTCATGTGGTATGTGGAGTCTTAATGGTTACCCATGTGTGCATGCGGTCAAGGCAATAAGTAGGTGTGGCAGGCCTATTGAAGAATTTGTTCCCTACTATTTCCATGTTTCAGCTTTCCGAAAGTCATATGAAGAGCCGATTCATCCCATTCCTGCTTCGTTGAGTGTTGATTTTAAGGATGAAAACTTTGAGATTTTACCTCCTGTTACAAAGAGGCAACCTGGAAGGCCTAGAAAGAGGCGCATTAGATCAAGGGGTGAGGAGGTACGAAGGATTCGTTGTGGTAGGTGCGGAAAGTTAGGCACCCACAATAGGAAATCTTGCAAGGAGCCTTTAGCTTAG
- the LOC120016035 gene encoding probable glucan endo-1,3-beta-glucosidase A6, whose translation MLNRIGVNYGRLGDNLPSSYQSIELIHSMKAGQVKLYDANPEILKLLSGTDLHVSIMVPNHDIISIASNQSIANEWIHTNLLQYYPETKIRFILVGNEVLSGDPDIWPHLVPAMQRIKNSLKILNIRNIKISTPLAMDILETTFPPSNATFRFEIESVILPLLHFLNGTKSYFSIDVYPYFPWSVNPTNIDLDFALMRGNHSQTDPNSGLVYTNLLDQMLDSLHFAMAKLGHQTIRIMITETGWPHAGDFDQPGANIYNAATYNRNLIQKFTADPPVGTPARPNALVPTFIFSLLDENRKSGPGTERNWGLVSSDGKPVYEIDLSGKKGVTEYGPLPAARNNRPYKGKLWCVVGRGANSSELEQAISLVCNQGNGTCDALMPGKECYGPISPTWHGSYAFSSYWAKFRSEGVNCYFNGLAQQTTRNPSRGSCQFPSVTL comes from the exons ATGTTGAACAGAATTGGCGTAAACTATGGCCGACTTGGAGACAATCTGCCATCGTCGTATCAATCAATTGAGCTCATCCATTCAATGAAAGCAGGACAGGTGAAGCTGTATGATGCCAATCCAGAAATCTTGAAACTCTTGTCAGGAACCGATCTCCACGTCTCGATTATGGTCCCTAACCATGATATAATCAGCATTGCTTCTAATCAAAGCATAGCCAATGAATGGATTCACACTAACCTCCTCCAATACTACCCTGAAACCAAGATCAGATTCATTCTAGTAGGCAATGAAGTCCTTAGTGGAGATCCAGATATTTGGCCTCATTTAGTTCCTGCAATGCAGAGAATCAAAAACTCTCTGAAAATCCTTAACATCAGGAACATTAAAATTAGTACCCCTCTAGCCATGGACATACTTGAAACAACATTCCCACCCTCGAATGCTACATTCAGGTTCGAAATTGAGTCCGTAATACTGCCATTGCTGCATTTCTTGAACGGGACTAAATCGTACTTCAGCATCGATGTCTACCCTTATTTTCCATGGTCAGTTAACCCCACCAACATTGATCTTGACTTTGCACTAATGAGAGGAAATCACAGTCAGACTGATCCCAACAGCGGATTAGTCTACACTAACCTGCTCGACCAAATGCTCGACTCACTTCATTTCGCTATGGCCAAGCTTGGACACCAAACCATTCGCATAATGATAACCGAAACTGGCTGGCCTCACGCAGGCGATTTCGATCAACCTGGTGCAAACATTTACAATGCAGCTACCTACAACCGCAATTTAATCCAGAAATTCACTGCTGATCCTCCAGTTGGAACTCCAGCGCGCCCAAATGCACTGGTACCGACTTTCATCTTCTCACTGCTCGACGAGAATCGAAAGAGTGGTCCAGGAACAGAGAGGAACTGGGGCCTGGTGAGCTCGGATGGGAAGCCTGTATATGAAATTGATTTGAGTGGGAAGAAAGGAGTGACAGAGTATGGTCCATTACCAGCGGCACGCAATAATAGGCCTTATAAGGGAAAGCTTTGGTGTGTTGTGGGTAGAGGAGCTAATTCTTCAGAGCTTGAACAAGCAATAAGTTTGGTATGCAATCAGGGGAATGGAACTTGCGATGCTTTGATGCCAGGAAAGGAGTGTTATGGGCCAATTTCGCCGACTTGGCATGGGAGCTATGCGTTTAGTTCGTATTGGGCTAAGTTTAGGAGTGAAGGTGTCAATTGCTACTTCAATGGACTCGCTCAGCAAACAACAAGAAATCCCA GCCGTGGATCTTGCCAGTTCCCAAGCGTGACCCTTTGA
- the LOC120016985 gene encoding uncharacterized protein LOC120016985 isoform X1, which translates to MTKPNRNGKGIAAAEVPETWESPASSTSTAANSRHVVIVMDGMKEFITEPLEWALKNVISAGCIVTLLGVMPWLNIPLSTKTWLDVWPMEFEDLKERSEWINDAKYLKLQAVIDLCRKYGVVPQKEVVMGYPLRLLIAEKISSLSATWVVFDRHQRKHREFFAEKIPFNMVMMNENGEADIIRGRPKLIDDGEFTPGESPESFVPTPELMIFDDLKEILKENKSFMMSVGEQGTKNQSENAGVA; encoded by the exons ATGACAAAGCCTAACAGGAATGGAAAAGGCATCGCAGCGGCGGAAGTTCCGGAAACTTGGGAATCGCCAGCTTCGAGTACCAGTACTGCTGCTAATTCCAGGCATGTAGTGATAGTCATGGATGGGATGAAAGAGTTCATTACAGAGCCGCTTGAATGGGCTCTGAAGAATGTTATCTCAGCTGGTTGTATTGTCACACTCCTTGGTGTGATGCCTTGGCTAAACATTCCTC TCTCTACAAAAACATGGCTTGATGTTTGGCCGATGGAATTCGAAGATCTAAAAGAGAGAAGCGAGTGGATTAACGATGCCAAATACCTGAAGCTCCAAGCAGTGATCGATCTCTGCAGAAAATATGGG GTAGTTCCACAAAAGGAGGTGGTGATGGGGTATCCCCTGCGATTGCTTATCGCGGAGAAAATCTCGAGCCTTTCTGCAACATGGGTGGTCTTTGATAG GCATCAGAGAAAGCATAGAGAATTCTTTGCAGAGAAGATCCCATTTAACATGGTGATGATGAATGAAAATGGAGAGGCAGACATAATCAGAGGTCGACCTAAATTAATTGACGATGGAGAGTTCACGCCAGGGGAATCACCGGAATCTTTCGTGCCAACTCCGGAGCTGATgatctttgatgatttgaaggAAATACTCAAGGAGAATAAGTCATTTATGATGTCTGTGG gtGAGCAGGGTACTAAGAATCAGTCTGAAAATGCAGGAGTGGCATAG
- the LOC120016985 gene encoding uncharacterized protein LOC120016985 isoform X2, producing the protein MTKPNRNGKGIAAAEVPETWESPASSTSTAANSRHVVIVMDGMKEFITEPLEWALKNVISAGCIVTLLGVMPWLNIPLSTKTWLDVWPMEFEDLKERSEWINDAKYLKLQAVIDLCRKYGVVPQKEVVMGYPLRLLIAEKISSLSATWVVFDRHQRKHREFFAEKIPFNMVMMNENGEADIIRGRPKLIDDGEFTPGESPESFVPTPELMIFDDLKEILKENKSFMMSVGY; encoded by the exons ATGACAAAGCCTAACAGGAATGGAAAAGGCATCGCAGCGGCGGAAGTTCCGGAAACTTGGGAATCGCCAGCTTCGAGTACCAGTACTGCTGCTAATTCCAGGCATGTAGTGATAGTCATGGATGGGATGAAAGAGTTCATTACAGAGCCGCTTGAATGGGCTCTGAAGAATGTTATCTCAGCTGGTTGTATTGTCACACTCCTTGGTGTGATGCCTTGGCTAAACATTCCTC TCTCTACAAAAACATGGCTTGATGTTTGGCCGATGGAATTCGAAGATCTAAAAGAGAGAAGCGAGTGGATTAACGATGCCAAATACCTGAAGCTCCAAGCAGTGATCGATCTCTGCAGAAAATATGGG GTAGTTCCACAAAAGGAGGTGGTGATGGGGTATCCCCTGCGATTGCTTATCGCGGAGAAAATCTCGAGCCTTTCTGCAACATGGGTGGTCTTTGATAG GCATCAGAGAAAGCATAGAGAATTCTTTGCAGAGAAGATCCCATTTAACATGGTGATGATGAATGAAAATGGAGAGGCAGACATAATCAGAGGTCGACCTAAATTAATTGACGATGGAGAGTTCACGCCAGGGGAATCACCGGAATCTTTCGTGCCAACTCCGGAGCTGATgatctttgatgatttgaaggAAATACTCAAGGAGAATAAGTCATTTATGATGTCTGTGG GGTACTAA